Proteins from a single region of Hyalangium gracile:
- a CDS encoding GspE/PulE family protein — MSKATRGLWTLAGVVLVVGVGSFIYRHSTQGVEGALKAVVPYLQTAASPLVLLSAGLALVLGVGSSLVTSIARRAPPPLAKRPVLSPLEVVNEDVAIVVREMLVELGQYLRTVANTPDPDIIVFMETLMDGAIRLGASDVHIHPLESGTRIAFRVHGVLEEVLTFPREHHPRLINRIKVLSKLTLYKLDKPQDGHFPLSTPEGPADIRVSVLPTNHGEAVALRIARTGVQLPQLSALGFPSALHEKYQQILQLPQGVIFVAGATGSGKTTSLYASLGYIKESRGALTRIATIEDPVEFDVPLFAQTQVNAEQGFTFAQGLRSVLRQDPNVIMVGEIRDPETGRTAIQAGLSGHLILTTIHANSASGVFNRLIEMGVEPFLLASATVATISQRLVRALCPHCRTPSPISPEEAVRLDAAGLATGNFYSPVGCQRCGGSGYLGRTAIYEMLVVSPAIRDGINAKMPTPQLQEIARKEGMVTLLEAGVERARAGATTLREVFRVVGG; from the coding sequence ATGAGCAAGGCGACCCGCGGCTTGTGGACCCTCGCTGGAGTGGTCCTCGTGGTGGGCGTCGGTTCCTTCATCTACCGGCACTCCACCCAGGGGGTGGAGGGCGCGCTGAAGGCGGTGGTTCCCTACCTGCAGACGGCGGCCTCGCCCCTGGTGCTGCTCAGCGCCGGTCTGGCGCTGGTGCTGGGCGTGGGGTCCAGCCTCGTCACCTCGATCGCGCGCCGCGCGCCGCCGCCGCTGGCCAAGCGCCCCGTGCTCTCGCCGCTGGAGGTGGTCAACGAGGACGTGGCCATCGTCGTGCGCGAGATGCTGGTGGAGCTGGGCCAGTACCTGCGCACCGTCGCCAACACGCCGGATCCGGACATCATCGTCTTCATGGAGACGCTGATGGATGGGGCCATCCGGCTGGGCGCCAGCGACGTGCACATCCACCCGCTGGAGTCGGGCACGCGCATCGCGTTCCGCGTCCACGGCGTGCTGGAGGAGGTGCTCACCTTCCCGCGCGAGCACCACCCGCGCCTCATCAACCGCATCAAGGTGCTGTCCAAGCTGACGCTCTACAAGCTGGACAAGCCGCAGGACGGACACTTCCCCCTCTCGACGCCGGAGGGGCCCGCGGACATCCGCGTCTCGGTGCTGCCCACCAACCACGGCGAGGCCGTGGCGCTGCGTATCGCTCGCACGGGCGTGCAGCTGCCGCAGCTCAGCGCGCTCGGCTTCCCCAGCGCGCTGCATGAGAAGTACCAGCAGATCCTCCAGCTGCCCCAGGGCGTCATCTTCGTGGCCGGCGCCACGGGCAGCGGCAAGACGACATCGCTGTACGCCTCGCTGGGCTACATCAAGGAGTCGCGCGGCGCGCTCACGCGCATCGCCACCATCGAGGATCCGGTCGAGTTCGACGTGCCGCTGTTCGCGCAGACGCAGGTCAACGCCGAGCAGGGCTTCACCTTCGCCCAGGGCCTGCGCTCGGTGCTGCGGCAGGACCCGAACGTCATCATGGTGGGCGAGATTCGCGATCCGGAGACGGGGCGCACGGCCATCCAGGCGGGCCTGAGCGGCCACCTCATCCTCACCACCATCCACGCGAACTCGGCGTCGGGCGTGTTCAACCGGCTCATCGAGATGGGAGTGGAGCCCTTCCTGCTGGCGTCCGCCACGGTGGCCACCATCTCGCAGCGCCTGGTGCGCGCGCTGTGTCCGCACTGCCGGACGCCGTCGCCCATCAGCCCGGAGGAGGCGGTCCGGCTGGACGCGGCGGGCCTGGCCACGGGGAACTTCTACTCACCGGTGGGCTGCCAGCGCTGCGGTGGCAGCGGGTACCTGGGGCGCACCGCCATCTACGAGATGCTGGTCGTCAGCCCGGCCATCCGGGATGGCATCAACGCCAAGATGCCCACGCCGCAGCTGCAGGAGATCGCGCGGAAGGAAGGCATGGTGACGCTGTTGGAGGCGGGCGTGGAGCGCGCGAGGGCCGGGGCGACGACGCTGCGCGAAGTGTTCCGGGTGGTCGGTGGCTGA
- a CDS encoding serine/threonine-protein kinase: MTQQFGKYLLLKRLAVGGMAEIWLAKQLGLQGFEKLVVVKRILDQHSTEKEFVQMFLDEARLAATLNHPNVVQIYDLGQEQSSFYIAMEFIAGHDLLAILRKGKRAQVALPPAIAARLVAGACEGLHYAHTRKDNAGNPLNIVHRDVSPSNILVTYEGGVKVVDFGIAKAESHSTKTEGGKLKGKYSYMSPEQIRSVPLDARSDVFALGIVLYEILVGRRLFKRDNELAIMQDILEGEVRPASELRPDVPPALDEILEKALQKDRRKRYASAQEMQLALEKYLASTPEPPTSVHVSRFMLELFAEEHAAYQALLRELPTARPEQLVDIIEQGHRTGTGNSQVSGFTDPNARREGDPQGSDVVEAVRRPSGRNKKVMAGVGALALVALVGLGFMLARPSEPPVPVEGELTVESDPPGATLVVDGLESKVKTPGTLRMLALEQDIRVRVQKEGREAREVTVKLTRQAASKTVSVLLPPEQARPGTISLVTEPPGAAVVLDGKLQEGTTPLTLPEVASGVEHLIRVSLAGHLDEAATVKVEPGVTVPVKLALKAVPAPALEPTPEVASDPRAKKGRKDGVTGEVEISSTPPADVFYGGKKLGRTPTTVKLPAGKVALTFVNAELDLRQTTSVNVDAKGKTRSAIEFRKGKIAADARPWADVYIGERKLGTTPLAPREVYEGSYTLRLVNSELGAIKAVKVVVEPGRTTVVREQLE; encoded by the coding sequence ATGACCCAGCAGTTCGGAAAGTACCTCCTGCTCAAGCGCCTCGCCGTGGGCGGAATGGCGGAGATCTGGCTCGCCAAGCAGCTCGGGCTTCAGGGATTCGAGAAGCTCGTGGTCGTCAAGCGGATCCTCGACCAGCACTCCACCGAGAAGGAGTTCGTCCAGATGTTCCTGGACGAGGCGCGGCTGGCGGCCACGCTCAACCACCCCAACGTGGTGCAGATCTATGACTTGGGGCAGGAGCAGTCCTCTTTCTACATCGCGATGGAGTTCATCGCGGGGCATGACCTTCTGGCCATCCTGCGCAAGGGCAAGCGCGCCCAGGTGGCCCTGCCTCCGGCCATCGCCGCGCGGCTGGTCGCCGGAGCGTGCGAGGGGCTTCACTACGCGCATACCCGCAAGGACAACGCGGGCAACCCGCTGAACATCGTCCACCGGGACGTGTCCCCCTCCAACATCCTCGTCACCTACGAGGGCGGCGTGAAGGTGGTGGACTTCGGCATCGCCAAGGCCGAGTCCCACAGCACCAAGACGGAGGGCGGCAAGCTCAAGGGCAAGTACAGCTACATGTCCCCCGAGCAGATCCGCTCGGTGCCGCTGGATGCCCGCAGCGACGTGTTCGCGCTGGGCATCGTGCTGTACGAGATCCTCGTCGGCCGCCGGCTCTTCAAGCGCGACAACGAGCTGGCCATCATGCAGGACATCCTCGAGGGCGAGGTCCGCCCCGCCTCCGAGCTGCGCCCGGACGTGCCCCCGGCGCTGGACGAGATTCTGGAGAAGGCGCTGCAGAAGGACCGGCGCAAGCGCTACGCCAGCGCCCAGGAGATGCAGCTGGCGCTGGAGAAGTACCTGGCCAGCACGCCCGAGCCGCCCACCAGCGTCCACGTCTCGCGCTTCATGCTGGAGCTGTTCGCCGAGGAGCACGCCGCCTACCAGGCGCTGCTGCGCGAGCTGCCCACGGCCCGGCCCGAGCAGCTCGTCGACATCATCGAGCAGGGCCACCGCACCGGCACCGGCAACTCGCAGGTGTCCGGCTTCACGGACCCGAACGCCCGGCGGGAAGGAGACCCTCAGGGCTCGGATGTGGTGGAGGCGGTGCGCCGTCCCAGCGGCCGCAACAAGAAGGTGATGGCGGGCGTGGGGGCGCTGGCGCTGGTGGCGCTGGTGGGGCTCGGCTTCATGCTCGCCCGGCCCTCGGAGCCGCCGGTCCCCGTGGAGGGGGAGCTGACGGTGGAGAGCGATCCGCCGGGCGCCACGCTGGTGGTGGATGGCCTGGAGTCGAAGGTGAAGACGCCGGGCACGCTGCGGATGCTGGCGCTCGAGCAGGACATCCGCGTGCGCGTCCAGAAGGAGGGCCGCGAGGCCCGCGAGGTGACGGTCAAGCTCACCCGGCAGGCGGCGAGCAAGACCGTCTCCGTGCTGCTGCCGCCCGAGCAGGCCCGGCCCGGGACGATCTCGCTCGTCACCGAGCCGCCGGGGGCCGCGGTGGTGCTCGATGGGAAGCTCCAGGAGGGCACCACGCCGCTGACGCTGCCGGAGGTGGCCTCCGGGGTGGAGCACCTCATCCGCGTGAGCCTCGCGGGCCACCTGGACGAGGCGGCCACGGTGAAGGTGGAGCCCGGGGTGACCGTCCCGGTGAAGCTCGCGCTCAAGGCCGTGCCGGCGCCAGCGCTCGAGCCGACGCCGGAGGTGGCCTCGGATCCGCGCGCGAAGAAGGGCAGGAAGGACGGCGTGACGGGCGAGGTGGAGATCTCCAGCACTCCGCCCGCGGATGTCTTCTACGGAGGCAAGAAGCTGGGGCGCACGCCGACCACGGTGAAGCTGCCGGCGGGCAAGGTGGCGCTCACCTTCGTCAACGCCGAGCTGGACCTGCGCCAGACGACCTCGGTGAACGTGGATGCCAAGGGGAAGACCCGCAGCGCCATCGAGTTCCGCAAGGGGAAGATCGCCGCGGACGCCAGGCCCTGGGCGGACGTGTACATCGGCGAGCGGAAGCTGGGCACCACGCCGCTGGCGCCCCGCGAGGTGTACGAGGGCAGCTACACGCTGCGGCTGGTGAACAGCGAGCTGGGCGCCATCAAGGCGGTGAAGGTGGTGGTGGAGCCAGGTAGGACCACCGTCGTGCGAGAGCAGCTCGAATAG